In Cucurbita pepo subsp. pepo cultivar mu-cu-16 chromosome LG04, ASM280686v2, whole genome shotgun sequence, the following are encoded in one genomic region:
- the LOC111794093 gene encoding uncharacterized protein LOC111794093: MASKLTQLQSKATQASQFVLKHGCSYYKQLLEQNKQFIQEPPTVEKCNLLSKQLFYTRLASIPGRYESFHKELDYVKQLWKNRQDLKVEDAGIAALFGLECFAWFCAGEIVGRGFTFTGYYV; encoded by the exons ATGGCGTCCAAGTTGACTCAGTTGCAGTCCAAGGCCACTCAAGCATCACAGTTTGTGTTGAAACATGGGTGTTCCTACTACAAGCAATTATTGGAGCAAAACAAGCAATTTATTCAGGAGCCACCTACCGTGGAGAAATGCAACCTACTTTCTAAGCAATTGTTTTACACTCGTCTTGCCAG TATTCCAGGTCGGTATGAATCATTCCACAAGGAACTCGATTACGTAAAACAATTATGGAAGAACAGACAAGATCTAAAGGTGGAAGATGCTGGTATTGCTGCTCTATTTGGGCTGGAGTGCTTTGCATGGTTTTGTGCTGGTGAAATTGTGGGAAGGGGTTTTACTTTCACCGGATACTATGTCTGA